In Bactrocera neohumeralis isolate Rockhampton chromosome 5, APGP_CSIRO_Bneo_wtdbg2-racon-allhic-juicebox.fasta_v2, whole genome shotgun sequence, the genomic window GTGTATGTGGCACCAATTAAGGCACTTTGTGCTGAACGATTTAATGATTGGAAGTCGCGCTTCGAAAAGCTAGACATAGACTGTGTACTCATAACAGGCGATAGTGATTTGGATGAACTGGCACGTTTACGTAGTGCTCAAGTGATAATCACTACACCAGAGAAATGGGATTCGTTAACACGTCATTGGCGTGATTGTCGTGATGTTATCGGCTCTATACAACTTTTTCTCATAGACGAAGTGCATTTGTTAAACGAAGATGTGCGTGGCCCAGTGTTAGAGGCTATAGTTTCACGTATGCATACTATTGCACGTGATGTTTTGAATAAACCGttgcgttttgttgttgcttcggcCACTATACCAAATGCACATGATATAACATGCTGGATTGCGGGTATTGTTGACAACAGAAACTGTAAAGGCAGCGGTAACAAGATTAAACAAGAAAATGTCGCCGAGTTGGTGTAaggaatttgatttttacaatatgaaatattacatttttaattattaatgctATACTAACGATCTAACACAGTTACTCAGATGTCGATCGCCCTGTGCCATTGGAGAAGCATGTGCTGGGCTTTAATTGGAGTTTACGTGGTTTTAAATTTGATATGAGTCTCAATTATAAGTTAATGGACATATTGCGCAAATATTCCGAATGTAAAGCTACTTTGGTAAGTGAATTAATATTCGtttgtttttaatacttatattttgcTAGATACGCTGACAAATtaagtttgtatatattatgtattttatgtaaACTGAAATATTCctcattatgttttttattgaatagTAATTTTGTGTTATTAGATTTTCCAaaatgtatggtatatgtatatgcattgtATACTTACATTAACTAGCTCTACTAAGTTTTAGAAAAACTGTGTGTCTTCaagtgattttatttattaattttactatTTCAGATTTTTTGCAATAGTCGAAAATCTGCTGAAATGGCGGCAACCGTTTTAGAGAAAAATATTACCTCATATTTCGCACTCAGTGACCAACAGAAGACAAACCTTACACAACTCGCCCAAGTGTAAgtatttgcatatttcacaATACTTTGGAATTTAGTTaaagacatttaaaaaaaccccAAGTCAGTGTTTTATACCccgaacaatatatgtatatgtatgtaaatacatataataagtTCGCCAAGaatctcatttgtcggaatcgcgcGATATTGGGCTATTAtatcatatacttatataaatgcaaaataatctGACCagccaaaatcaagttcttatgtGGAAAACGTTTCTTCACGATAGTTCACACATAGTTTATTGTCCAAGACAAAGCCAcaatattcaaatacatatattttttgaaacaaactactatagcatattcATACATAACTGCCGTACAAACCGACCGatccaaatcaaaataaagatcaTGTTATACCCTTTTGTgttaaagaaatgaaattgttaacCCTGTGTATTATAGCTCCAacgtgttttattaaaaaaagattgaGTAAAGTGTCTAATAGccagaatgtgtgtgtgtgtgtgtgtgtgtactacATAAACAAACACTTGTAGTGTAATTGTTTTTTacacttttcttttgttttctgtCTTTTCGACTTTTAGCTTGCACGAcaataaactgcacaaattgaTTGCACATGGCATCGCTTACCATCATGCCGGCATGAGTTTTAGTGATCGTAACAAAGTTGAGGAGAGCTTCCGTCAGGGTAACTTAATGGTTTTGCTCTGCACCAACACTTTGGCAATGGGTGTCAATTTGCCCGCACGCCTTGTGGTCATCAAGTCAACTGAGGTAATTTTCTAAATGGCTTTGCGCTTATATGTACATTGTTTGTGTGTCCATAGTAATTTGTAAACAATTGTAAATCATTAGTATTATCACCTTGGTAATATGACGGAATATCCAGAGAGTACTTTGTTACAAATGATTGGACGCGCTGGACGACCACAATACGATACCAAAGGTGTCGCTGTCATTTTGACGCATATGAGGAATGTGGTGAGTTGAGATTgttattacattatttataaagcatttttatacatatagagTACCATATTTGGAGTGAATATTTtctgaagaatatttttaagtactaattgcttttatatttatattgaaaagtgaactaaatttatttttcatagtCAAGTAATTTCTTTGATGTGACCAAGTTAATATTGACTAAAAATACCCAAATATAAGCTCTTGGTACACCTTATGGCCTTCTATCTTACCTTAAACCAtcaaatttctttgtaaaaatataaagtcaCAAGTTTAGTGGTCTC contains:
- the LOC126759285 gene encoding probable ATP-dependent DNA helicase HFM1 — its product is MQSVVLSAPTGSGKTVAFELAIVRMLLDHPHDTNNAQEHSTRVIPVKAVYVAPIKALCAERFNDWKSRFEKLDIDCVLITGDSDLDELARLRSAQVIITTPEKWDSLTRHWRDCRDVIGSIQLFLIDEVHLLNEDVRGPVLEAIVSRMHTIARDVLNKPLRFVVASATIPNAHDITCWIAGIVDNRNCKGSGNKIKQENVAELVYSDVDRPVPLEKHVLGFNWSLRGFKFDMSLNYKLMDILRKYSECKATLIFCNSRKSAEMAATVLEKNITSYFALSDQQKTNLTQLAQVLHDNKLHKLIAHGIAYHHAGMSFSDRNKVEESFRQGNLMVLLCTNTLAMGVNLPARLVVIKSTEYYHLGNMTEYPESTLLQMIGRAGRPQYDTKGVAVILTHMRNVVS